Proteins encoded in a region of the Variovorax sp. PAMC 28711 genome:
- a CDS encoding ABC transporter ATP-binding protein, producing the protein MTASLHLDAVRVAYDHRAHAVLDNFSLALDAGDIGCLLGPSGCGKTTVLRAIAGFEPLRAGRIQLGATLLSSTQVHLPPERRRVGMMFQEYALFPHLTAAQNVGFGLRRETADTRNRRVSEMLATVGLADAGGRFPHELSGGQQQRIALARALAPAPALLLLDEPFSNLDGATRDRLTLEVRSILKAAGQTAVLVTHNEAEARAMADHTGVMHNGRLVRWTATRAIIPPL; encoded by the coding sequence ATGACCGCCTCACTGCACCTGGACGCCGTGCGCGTCGCCTACGACCACCGCGCGCACGCCGTGCTCGACAACTTTTCGCTCGCGCTCGACGCAGGCGACATCGGGTGCCTGCTCGGCCCGTCGGGCTGCGGCAAGACGACCGTGTTGCGTGCCATTGCCGGCTTCGAACCCCTGCGCGCCGGCCGCATCCAGCTCGGCGCCACGCTGCTGTCGTCGACACAGGTTCACCTGCCGCCGGAGCGGCGCAGGGTCGGCATGATGTTCCAGGAATACGCGCTGTTCCCGCACCTCACGGCAGCGCAGAACGTCGGGTTCGGACTGCGGCGCGAGACCGCCGACACGCGGAACAGGCGCGTGAGTGAAATGCTCGCGACGGTCGGGCTGGCCGACGCCGGCGGTCGCTTTCCGCACGAGCTGTCGGGCGGTCAGCAGCAGCGCATCGCACTGGCCCGCGCCCTCGCGCCGGCGCCGGCCCTGCTGCTGCTCGACGAGCCTTTTTCGAACCTCGACGGCGCCACCCGCGACCGGCTCACGCTCGAAGTGCGCAGCATCCTCAAGGCCGCCGGCCAGACCGCCGTGCTGGTGACGCACAACGAAGCCGAAGCCCGCGCCATGGCCGACCACACCGGCGTGATGCACAACGGCCGCCTCGTGCGCTGGACCGCCACGCGCGCAATAATTCCGCCACTATGA
- the gloA gene encoding lactoylglutathione lyase, whose translation MRLLHTMLRVGNLQRSIDFYTQVLGMQLLRTSENPEYKYSLAFVGYEGNPAQAEIELTWNWDTDHYELGTAYGHIALGVPDAYAACDKIKAAGGTISREPGPVKGGTTVIAFVTDPDGYKIELIQRQEGAGGGGLR comes from the coding sequence ATGAGACTACTTCACACGATGCTTCGCGTTGGCAACCTCCAGCGTTCGATCGACTTCTACACCCAGGTGCTCGGCATGCAATTGCTGCGCACCTCCGAGAACCCCGAATACAAGTACAGCCTCGCGTTCGTCGGTTACGAAGGCAATCCGGCGCAGGCCGAAATCGAGCTGACCTGGAACTGGGACACCGACCACTACGAGCTCGGCACCGCCTACGGCCACATCGCGCTCGGCGTCCCCGACGCCTACGCCGCGTGCGACAAGATCAAGGCCGCCGGCGGCACCATCTCGCGCGAGCCGGGCCCGGTCAAGGGCGGCACGACGGTGATCGCTTTCGTGACGGACCCCGACGGCTACAAGATCGAGCTGATCCAGCGCCAGGAAGGCGCCGGCGGCGGCGGACTGCGCTGA
- a CDS encoding PaaI family thioesterase — MALEDFPEPLLHTIGFSSLLKTDPEAGTARVRFIARPEFAHTNGTIVQGGIITAWLDNAMAFAVVGRDPSAALASLELKVSFLERVGVETFEVEARIVRWGRSIVFLEADLWAADGRLLARASSTGKLLRVAA; from the coding sequence ATGGCCCTCGAAGATTTCCCCGAACCCCTGCTGCACACAATCGGCTTTTCCAGCCTGTTGAAGACCGACCCCGAGGCCGGCACCGCGCGCGTGCGCTTCATCGCGCGCCCCGAGTTCGCCCACACAAACGGCACCATCGTGCAGGGCGGCATCATCACGGCCTGGCTCGACAACGCGATGGCGTTTGCCGTGGTGGGACGCGACCCGTCTGCCGCGCTCGCGAGCCTCGAACTGAAGGTGTCGTTTCTGGAGCGCGTCGGCGTGGAGACCTTCGAGGTCGAGGCGCGCATCGTTCGATGGGGCCGCAGCATCGTGTTTCTCGAGGCCGACCTGTGGGCTGCCGATGGCCGCCTGCTGGCCCGCGCCTCGTCGACCGGCAAGCTGTTGCGCGTCGCGGCCTGA
- a CDS encoding haloacid dehalogenase type II, with translation MTTTFDASDLKVIAFDVFGTVVDWHSGIAAEAERLLPGVDGKAFALAWRAGYKPAMKSVMARIAAGEGGFTLIDELHLSILGPVLRDFGFDGLDEARKRELNKAWHRLPAWPDAVEGITRLKSKYIVCTLSNGNIGLLTDMAKNAGLPWDCVLSAEVFKAYKPDPRTYLGVAGVFDVAPGQVMLAATHQDDLASARACGLKTAYIERRAEFGAAQPKDVSPVAANTLHARDIVALAEQLGC, from the coding sequence ATGACGACGACGTTCGACGCGAGCGATCTCAAGGTCATCGCCTTCGACGTGTTCGGCACCGTGGTCGATTGGCACAGCGGCATCGCCGCCGAAGCCGAGCGCCTGTTGCCCGGCGTCGACGGCAAGGCATTCGCGCTGGCCTGGCGCGCCGGCTACAAGCCCGCCATGAAAAGCGTGATGGCGCGCATCGCGGCGGGCGAGGGCGGCTTCACGCTCATCGACGAACTGCACCTGAGCATCCTCGGTCCGGTGCTGCGCGACTTCGGATTCGACGGCCTCGACGAGGCCCGCAAGCGCGAGCTGAACAAGGCGTGGCACCGCTTGCCGGCGTGGCCCGATGCCGTGGAAGGCATCACGCGGCTCAAGTCGAAATACATCGTGTGCACGCTCTCCAACGGCAACATCGGCCTGCTCACCGACATGGCGAAAAACGCGGGCCTGCCCTGGGACTGCGTGCTGTCGGCCGAGGTGTTCAAGGCCTACAAGCCCGATCCGCGCACCTACCTCGGCGTCGCGGGTGTGTTCGATGTCGCGCCGGGGCAGGTGATGCTCGCGGCGACGCATCAGGACGATCTGGCGTCGGCTCGCGCCTGCGGTTTGAAGACCGCCTACATCGAGCGCCGGGCCGAGTTCGGTGCGGCGCAGCCGAAAGACGTGTCGCCCGTGGCGGCCAACACGCTCCACGCGCGCGACATCGTCGCGCTCGCGGAGCAGCTCGGCTGCTGA
- the eda gene encoding bifunctional 4-hydroxy-2-oxoglutarate aldolase/2-dehydro-3-deoxy-phosphogluconate aldolase — translation MAVDKKLTALDVMRDAPVIPVIVLYDVKDAVPLARALVAGGIRMLEVTLRTPQALQCIEAIAKEVPDAVAGAGTIRSAADAQASALAGAKFGVSPGYTRAVGKACHDLGLPLLPGVATGSEIMTAQEDGYTQLKFFPALQAGGLPMLKAWQGPFGDVTFCPTGGIHAGNAEEFLALSNVACVGGSWIVPADAIRDGDWGRIEQLARAATQLTR, via the coding sequence ATGGCTGTAGACAAAAAACTCACTGCCCTCGACGTGATGCGCGACGCGCCGGTCATACCGGTGATCGTGCTGTACGACGTCAAGGATGCGGTTCCGCTGGCGCGTGCGCTGGTGGCCGGCGGCATCCGCATGCTCGAGGTGACCTTGCGCACGCCGCAGGCCTTGCAGTGCATCGAGGCGATCGCGAAAGAAGTGCCCGATGCCGTGGCCGGCGCGGGCACGATCCGCAGCGCTGCCGATGCGCAGGCCTCGGCGTTGGCCGGCGCGAAGTTCGGCGTGAGCCCGGGCTACACCCGCGCGGTCGGCAAGGCGTGCCACGACCTCGGCCTGCCGCTCTTGCCCGGCGTGGCCACCGGCAGCGAAATCATGACGGCGCAGGAAGACGGCTACACACAGCTCAAGTTTTTCCCGGCGCTGCAGGCCGGCGGCTTGCCGATGCTCAAGGCGTGGCAAGGCCCGTTCGGCGACGTGACCTTCTGCCCGACCGGCGGCATCCACGCCGGCAACGCCGAGGAATTTCTCGCGCTGTCGAACGTGGCGTGTGTGGGCGGCTCGTGGATCGTGCCGGCCGATGCGATTCGCGACGGCGACTGGGGCCGCATCGAGCAACTCGCCCGCGCGGCCACGCAGCTGACGCGCTGA
- the edd gene encoding phosphogluconate dehydratase, with protein sequence MSPHATVLAVTDRIRERSRSTRSAYLQRLAEIKNRDRGAERMGCANVAHAVAGAPANDKLRIVAEHAPNIGIVTAYNDMLSAHAPYQDYPDIIKHEARRLGATAQVAGGVPAMCDGVTQGTPGMELSLFSRDLIAMSTAVALTHDMFDAALMLGVCDKIVPGLLIGALHFGHLPTVFVPAGPMSSGLSNNAKSKVREQAAQGLVGRKGLLEAEMAAYHSVGTCTFYGTANSNQMLLEAMGLHVPGTAFIQPGDAMRETLTREAVRTVLGRAGDVAHTVPPIGEMVDERCIVNAMAALLATGGSTNHLIHWVAVARAAGILIDWNDFSELSDVVPLLTRVYPNGSADVNEFQAAGGPGFVIGELLDAGLMHADVLTVRAGGLREFAGIPAVAEGAHALRWVPAQPSKNDAVTRPVGNPFSASGGLKLLEGNLGRSVIKVSSVPVALHVIEAPARVFDSQAALQTAFTAGELDRDVICVVRWQGPQANGMPELHKLTPPLSVLQGKGYKVALVTDGRMSGASGKVPAAIHVSPEAAAGGPLAKVRDGDVIRLDAGAGTLVVRVPADEWAARETATLTDSQRIADGHGLGRELFAGMRRNALTAEEGACTWL encoded by the coding sequence ATGAGCCCACATGCCACCGTCCTCGCGGTCACCGACCGCATCCGGGAACGCAGCCGAAGCACGCGCAGCGCCTACCTGCAGCGCCTCGCCGAGATCAAGAACCGCGACCGCGGCGCCGAACGCATGGGCTGCGCCAACGTCGCGCACGCCGTGGCCGGCGCCCCCGCCAACGACAAGCTGCGCATCGTGGCCGAGCACGCGCCCAACATCGGTATCGTCACTGCGTACAACGACATGCTCTCGGCGCACGCGCCGTACCAGGACTACCCGGACATCATCAAACACGAAGCCCGCCGGCTCGGCGCCACCGCGCAGGTGGCGGGCGGCGTGCCGGCGATGTGCGACGGGGTGACGCAAGGCACCCCCGGCATGGAGCTGAGCCTGTTCAGCCGCGACCTGATTGCGATGAGCACCGCCGTCGCGCTCACGCACGACATGTTCGATGCCGCGCTGATGCTCGGCGTGTGCGACAAGATCGTGCCCGGCCTGCTCATCGGTGCGCTGCATTTCGGGCACCTGCCCACGGTGTTCGTGCCTGCGGGGCCGATGTCTTCCGGGCTTTCGAACAACGCGAAATCGAAGGTGCGGGAACAGGCCGCGCAGGGCCTGGTCGGCCGCAAGGGCTTGCTCGAAGCGGAGATGGCGGCCTATCACTCGGTCGGTACTTGCACCTTCTACGGCACGGCCAACAGCAACCAGATGCTGCTCGAAGCGATGGGGCTTCACGTGCCCGGCACCGCGTTCATCCAGCCCGGCGATGCGATGCGCGAGACGCTGACGCGCGAAGCGGTGCGCACCGTGCTCGGCCGTGCCGGCGATGTGGCCCACACCGTGCCGCCGATCGGCGAGATGGTCGACGAGCGCTGCATCGTGAACGCGATGGCCGCGCTGCTCGCCACCGGCGGCTCGACCAATCACCTGATTCACTGGGTCGCCGTGGCACGCGCCGCAGGCATCCTGATCGACTGGAACGATTTCTCCGAACTGTCCGACGTGGTGCCGCTGCTGACGCGGGTCTATCCGAACGGCAGCGCCGACGTCAACGAATTTCAGGCCGCAGGCGGCCCGGGCTTCGTGATCGGCGAACTGCTCGACGCCGGCCTCATGCACGCCGATGTGTTGACGGTGCGCGCCGGCGGCCTGCGCGAATTCGCCGGCATTCCCGCGGTGGCCGAGGGCGCGCACGCGCTGCGGTGGGTGCCTGCGCAGCCTTCTAAAAACGACGCCGTGACGCGGCCTGTCGGCAACCCGTTCAGCGCGAGCGGCGGGCTGAAGCTGCTCGAAGGCAACCTCGGTCGCAGCGTCATCAAGGTGTCGTCGGTGCCGGTCGCACTGCATGTGATCGAGGCGCCGGCCCGCGTGTTCGATTCGCAGGCGGCGCTGCAAACCGCCTTCACCGCGGGCGAGCTCGACCGCGACGTCATCTGCGTGGTGCGCTGGCAGGGGCCGCAGGCCAACGGCATGCCCGAGCTGCACAAGCTCACGCCGCCGCTGTCGGTGCTGCAGGGCAAGGGCTACAAGGTCGCGCTGGTCACCGACGGCCGCATGAGCGGTGCGTCGGGCAAGGTGCCGGCCGCGATCCACGTGTCGCCCGAGGCCGCAGCGGGCGGACCGTTGGCCAAGGTGCGCGACGGCGATGTGATCCGGCTCGACGCCGGGGCCGGCACGCTGGTCGTGCGGGTGCCGGCCGACGAGTGGGCCGCCCGCGAAACGGCGACACTCACCGATTCCCAGCGCATCGCCGATGGTCACGGGCTCGGCCGCGAACTGTTCGCCGGCATGCGCCGCAATGCATTGACTGCTGAAGAAGGAGCCTGCACATGGCTGTAG
- a CDS encoding OmpA family protein — MASSNDDDSQQRFALGFLIALLAVVVFFVIGIALWHNGRSAAAKTQAPVVVVNPPTLAVVTETVTVTIPDGASIRVNDGVVNFYFATGSADLAPGAAEALAAVIKGVQDGRKAVVSGFHDTTGDAAINEQLAQKRAEMVRDVLVGLGVPADKVNLQKPAVTAGSGNDAEARRVEAKLVD; from the coding sequence ATGGCATCCAGCAACGACGACGACAGCCAGCAACGATTCGCTCTCGGTTTCCTGATCGCACTGCTCGCAGTGGTCGTGTTCTTCGTGATCGGCATCGCGCTCTGGCACAACGGCCGCAGCGCGGCGGCGAAAACGCAGGCGCCCGTCGTCGTGGTCAATCCGCCGACGCTCGCCGTGGTGACCGAAACGGTCACGGTGACCATTCCCGACGGCGCAAGCATCCGTGTCAACGACGGCGTGGTGAACTTCTACTTCGCCACCGGCAGTGCCGACCTGGCACCCGGCGCGGCCGAAGCGCTGGCCGCGGTGATCAAGGGCGTGCAGGACGGTCGCAAGGCGGTCGTCTCGGGCTTCCACGACACGACAGGCGACGCCGCCATCAACGAGCAACTGGCGCAAAAGCGTGCCGAGATGGTGCGCGACGTGCTGGTGGGCCTCGGTGTACCGGCCGACAAGGTGAATCTGCAAAAGCCGGCCGTCACCGCCGGCAGCGGCAACGACGCCGAAGCGCGCCGCGTCGAAGCCAAGCTGGTGGACTGA
- a CDS encoding gamma-glutamylcyclotransferase: MTKPVRDPQPMLDRVIDEWGGHDDFWVFGYGSLIWRPEFDFAERRPARVHGWHRALKMWSRVNRGTVENPGLVFGLLSGGSCRGMVFRIPRADALDTLGRLWLREMPTGVYDPRWLDCVTPGGNVRALAFTLSRRSPNFTGDLTEARYRQIFASATGRYGTSLDYAHQTLVELQRHAIHDAALARLLRLARSDL, from the coding sequence ATGACGAAGCCTGTGCGCGACCCCCAACCGATGCTCGACCGCGTGATCGACGAATGGGGCGGCCACGACGATTTCTGGGTCTTCGGCTACGGCTCGCTGATCTGGCGCCCCGAATTCGACTTCGCCGAGCGGCGACCGGCGCGGGTGCATGGCTGGCATCGGGCACTCAAGATGTGGAGCCGGGTGAACCGCGGCACGGTCGAGAACCCGGGCCTGGTGTTCGGCCTGTTGTCGGGCGGCAGCTGTCGCGGCATGGTGTTCCGGATTCCGCGCGCCGATGCGCTCGACACGCTGGGCCGGCTCTGGCTGCGCGAAATGCCGACCGGCGTCTACGACCCGCGCTGGCTCGACTGCGTGACACCCGGCGGCAACGTGCGGGCACTCGCCTTCACGCTGTCGCGCCGCAGCCCCAACTTCACCGGCGACCTGACCGAAGCGCGTTACCGGCAAATTTTCGCGAGCGCGACCGGCCGCTACGGCACCTCGCTCGACTACGCCCACCAGACGCTGGTCGAGCTGCAGCGCCACGCGATCCACGATGCGGCGCTGGCGCGGCTGCTCCGGCTGGCCCGTTCCGATCTGTAG
- a CDS encoding superoxide dismutase family protein, with product MTNRFTLSVAALLTTAALAGCGGMKMGGKAAAVANLTPTAAITPNPTMGKVTFDALEHGVRIAGEVRGLVPGSEHGFHIHEKGDCGNNGDASGGHFNPAGGTHGKFGAPGSHAGELPSLVADANGVARFSVEDHTVSLMDGADNNVVGRALVVHRDPDDFKTQPSGNSGPRTACAVIART from the coding sequence ATGACGAACCGATTCACTTTGAGCGTCGCCGCCCTGCTCACCACGGCCGCGCTGGCCGGCTGTGGCGGCATGAAGATGGGCGGCAAGGCCGCCGCTGTCGCCAACCTCACCCCCACCGCCGCGATCACGCCGAACCCGACGATGGGCAAGGTCACGTTCGACGCGCTGGAACACGGCGTGCGCATCGCCGGCGAAGTGCGCGGCCTGGTACCGGGCAGCGAGCATGGGTTCCACATCCATGAAAAGGGCGACTGCGGCAACAACGGCGATGCCTCCGGCGGCCACTTCAATCCGGCCGGCGGCACGCACGGCAAGTTCGGCGCGCCGGGCAGCCATGCCGGCGAACTGCCGAGCCTGGTCGCCGATGCCAATGGCGTCGCGCGCTTCAGCGTCGAAGACCACACCGTGTCGCTGATGGACGGTGCCGACAACAACGTGGTCGGCCGCGCGCTGGTGGTGCACCGCGACCCCGACGACTTCAAGACCCAGCCGTCAGGCAACTCCGGGCCGCGCACGGCATGTGCCGTGATCGCGCGGACCTAG
- a CDS encoding nucleotidyltransferase family protein, translating into MSAPLPVVIVLASGRGERFRAAGGEGSKLQARLGGQTVLARTLAAVQASGLPWHLEDAGHPGMGDSIAAAVRATPDAGGWLVLPGDLPLVQPSTLRAMATVLRGALQAARPSYRGELGHPVAFARSCFAQLSALEGNQGAAPVLRILAAADRVAIVDTDDIGTVTDIDTPAALRHAEALLAKGAWEA; encoded by the coding sequence ATGAGCGCGCCACTACCCGTTGTGATCGTGCTGGCGTCCGGACGCGGTGAGCGTTTCCGGGCCGCCGGTGGCGAAGGATCGAAGTTGCAGGCGAGGCTGGGCGGGCAGACCGTGCTGGCCCGCACCCTGGCCGCCGTGCAGGCCAGCGGCCTGCCCTGGCACCTGGAAGACGCGGGGCATCCGGGCATGGGCGATTCGATCGCAGCCGCGGTGCGAGCCACGCCGGATGCGGGCGGATGGCTGGTCTTGCCGGGCGATCTGCCGCTGGTTCAGCCATCGACCTTGCGTGCCATGGCAACGGTGCTCCGTGGAGCCTTGCAGGCGGCACGACCGTCGTATCGCGGTGAGCTCGGTCATCCGGTGGCCTTCGCGCGCAGCTGCTTCGCTCAACTCTCCGCGCTCGAAGGGAACCAGGGCGCTGCACCTGTCTTGCGGATCTTGGCCGCCGCCGATCGGGTCGCCATCGTCGACACGGACGACATCGGAACGGTGACTGACATCGACACGCCCGCCGCGCTCCGGCATGCCGAAGCGCTCCTCGCTAAAGGGGCGTGGGAGGCCTAG
- the pdxH gene encoding pyridoxamine 5'-phosphate oxidase, with translation MTSPNDDLAALRKSYERAELDENASAEVPLMQFERWLAEAIDAKVPEPNAMTLATVGGDLRPSTRIVLIKGYDARGIVWYTNYESRKGQELAGNPYAALQFHWVELERVVRIEGTVEKVSDEESDAYFASRPLDSRIGAWASPQSEVISGRDVLVKNAAVVAARHLLSPPRPPQWGGYRLVPERWEFWQGRKSRLHDRLRYRRDGEGAGWLRERLAP, from the coding sequence ATGACTTCTCCGAACGACGATCTCGCGGCCCTGCGCAAAAGCTACGAACGGGCCGAACTCGACGAAAACGCCAGTGCCGAGGTGCCGCTCATGCAGTTCGAGCGCTGGCTGGCCGAAGCGATCGACGCCAAAGTGCCCGAACCGAACGCGATGACGCTGGCCACCGTTGGCGGCGACCTGCGGCCTTCGACCCGCATCGTGCTGATCAAGGGCTACGACGCGCGCGGCATCGTCTGGTACACGAACTACGAAAGCCGCAAAGGCCAGGAGCTGGCGGGCAATCCGTATGCCGCGCTGCAGTTTCACTGGGTCGAGCTGGAACGCGTGGTGCGCATCGAAGGCACGGTCGAAAAGGTGAGCGATGAAGAGAGCGACGCCTACTTCGCGAGCCGTCCACTCGACTCGCGCATCGGCGCATGGGCCAGCCCGCAAAGCGAAGTGATCTCGGGTCGCGACGTGCTCGTCAAGAACGCGGCGGTCGTCGCCGCCAGGCATTTGCTCTCGCCGCCGAGACCGCCGCAATGGGGTGGCTACCGGCTGGTGCCGGAGCGCTGGGAATTCTGGCAAGGCCGCAAGAGCCGATTACACGACAGGCTGCGCTATCGGCGCGACGGTGAAGGAGCCGGTTGGTTGCGCGAGCGCCTGGCGCCCTGA
- a CDS encoding DUF4124 domain-containing protein, protein MVCALVPLASAQEVNSCRDAKGRTILTDRPCNIAQVDRPTVPAQVGSPLDRLEAKDIFSAQKKILDDGKPMPPELTAPQPGRPLPDTF, encoded by the coding sequence ATGGTCTGCGCCCTTGTGCCTCTGGCGTCCGCGCAGGAAGTCAATTCCTGCAGGGACGCCAAGGGCCGAACCATCCTGACCGACCGGCCTTGCAACATCGCACAGGTCGATCGGCCCACGGTCCCGGCACAGGTGGGCAGCCCGCTTGATCGGCTCGAGGCCAAGGACATTTTTTCGGCGCAGAAGAAGATCCTCGATGACGGCAAGCCGATGCCGCCCGAGTTGACGGCGCCGCAGCCCGGCAGGCCGTTGCCGGACACTTTCTAG
- a CDS encoding TonB-dependent receptor — protein sequence MTSPFRRGAIGVAAFTFLASFVSVASAQTATLQEITVTGNPLGATDSIAPTAVLQGDALLLRSQSTLGETLDSLPGVSSSYFGPNASRPIIRGQDGDRIRILQNGGGAPDASALSYDHAVPIDALVTDRIEVLRGPSALQYGGSAVGGVVNVIDNRIPTEPFDAAGSFGGRADLGYSMGNREKNGGVVLEGGNDRYALHVDAFSRDSDDVKVPIELQCSKPGSPWVARRICNSANEAHGGAIGGTLFFDQGWIGASASTYRSTYGTVAEDDVTIGMKSDRYALEGEWRPGGFFTSVHAKLSRTDYRHTEFEGSQAGTTFANKSDDFRLEAKHRKIGNLEGLVGFSSESNRFSADGEEAFAPNSRTRANAFFLHEEYGTSWGRLSFGARTEQVKVTSLGYPEDLSVTRFTEGERSFNPHSAAFGALVNLTPQWQLTSNLAYTERAPKDYELFANGPHVATAAWEVGDASLQKEKSTGIDFGAQWKSGANTAKVNLYATRFRNYIGLAASGRNLDEEGNVVTDPEVTDTLAEYRYSGVRARFAGVEASGNLRLLGKDGFARADDASTLDLEWRGDAVRATNSDTGEPLPRIAPWRLGATLAYANGPWGARVGFDYNAAQRRVPTVGARETEAYTLWNAALTYRMKVDRANLTWYARLDNIGNKLAYSATSILTTTVFPNAPLPGRTLKVGLRATF from the coding sequence ATGACTTCCCCTTTCCGTCGGGGCGCCATCGGCGTCGCCGCATTCACGTTTCTTGCCTCTTTCGTTTCCGTCGCGTCGGCACAAACCGCCACGTTGCAGGAGATCACCGTCACCGGCAACCCGCTCGGCGCCACCGATTCGATCGCGCCCACCGCCGTTCTGCAGGGCGACGCCTTGCTCCTGCGCTCGCAATCCACGCTGGGCGAGACGCTCGACAGCCTGCCGGGCGTGAGCAGCAGCTATTTCGGCCCGAATGCCAGCCGGCCGATCATTCGCGGACAGGACGGCGACCGCATCCGCATCCTGCAAAACGGCGGCGGTGCACCCGACGCCTCGGCGCTGAGCTACGACCACGCGGTGCCGATCGATGCACTGGTGACCGACCGCATCGAAGTGCTGCGTGGCCCGTCGGCGCTGCAGTACGGTGGCAGCGCCGTCGGCGGCGTGGTCAACGTGATCGACAACCGCATCCCGACCGAGCCGTTCGACGCGGCCGGCAGCTTCGGCGGGCGTGCGGATCTCGGCTATTCGATGGGCAATCGCGAGAAGAACGGCGGCGTGGTGCTGGAGGGCGGCAACGACCGCTATGCGCTGCACGTCGACGCGTTCAGCCGCGACTCCGACGACGTGAAGGTGCCGATCGAACTGCAGTGCAGCAAGCCGGGATCGCCGTGGGTAGCGCGCCGCATCTGCAACTCGGCCAATGAAGCGCACGGCGGCGCCATCGGCGGCACACTGTTCTTCGATCAGGGCTGGATCGGCGCCTCGGCCAGCACCTATCGCAGCACCTACGGCACCGTCGCCGAAGACGACGTGACGATCGGCATGAAGTCGGACCGCTACGCGCTCGAAGGCGAGTGGCGCCCGGGCGGCTTTTTCACCAGCGTGCATGCCAAGCTGAGCCGCACCGACTACCGTCACACCGAATTCGAAGGCAGCCAGGCGGGCACCACCTTCGCCAACAAGAGCGACGACTTTCGCCTCGAAGCCAAGCACCGGAAGATCGGCAATCTCGAAGGCCTGGTCGGCTTCAGCAGCGAGAGCAATCGTTTCTCGGCCGATGGCGAAGAGGCGTTCGCACCGAACAGCCGCACGCGGGCGAACGCCTTCTTCCTGCACGAGGAATACGGCACCTCGTGGGGCCGCCTGAGCTTCGGCGCACGCACCGAGCAGGTGAAAGTGACATCGCTCGGCTACCCGGAAGACCTGTCGGTCACGCGCTTCACGGAGGGCGAGCGCAGCTTCAATCCGCACAGCGCAGCCTTCGGCGCACTGGTGAACCTGACGCCGCAATGGCAGCTGACCTCGAACCTCGCCTACACCGAGCGCGCACCGAAGGACTACGAACTCTTCGCCAACGGCCCGCACGTCGCGACCGCGGCGTGGGAAGTCGGCGACGCGTCGCTGCAAAAGGAAAAGTCGACCGGCATCGACTTCGGGGCGCAGTGGAAATCGGGTGCGAACACGGCGAAGGTCAACCTGTACGCCACGCGTTTTCGCAACTACATCGGGCTTGCCGCTTCGGGCCGCAACCTCGATGAAGAAGGCAACGTCGTGACCGATCCGGAGGTCACCGACACGCTGGCCGAGTACCGCTACAGCGGCGTGCGGGCCCGCTTCGCCGGCGTCGAAGCCAGCGGCAATCTGCGGCTGCTCGGCAAAGACGGTTTTGCGCGTGCGGACGATGCCTCGACGCTCGACCTCGAGTGGCGCGGCGACGCGGTGCGCGCGACCAACAGCGACACCGGCGAGCCCTTGCCACGCATCGCGCCGTGGCGCCTGGGTGCGACGCTGGCCTACGCCAACGGTCCGTGGGGCGCGCGTGTCGGGTTCGACTACAACGCTGCCCAGCGCCGGGTGCCGACCGTGGGCGCACGCGAAACCGAGGCCTACACGCTGTGGAACGCCGCGCTGACTTACCGCATGAAAGTCGATCGCGCCAACCTCACGTGGTATGCGCGCCTGGACAACATCGGCAACAAGCTGGCGTACAGCGCGACATCGATCCTGACGACGACCGTGTTCCCCAACGCGCCGTTGCCGGGCCGCACCCTCAAGGTCGGACTTCGCGCGACCTTCTGA